A single window of uncultured Pseudodesulfovibrio sp. DNA harbors:
- a CDS encoding PLP-dependent aminotransferase family protein, protein METYRYQTVEKHIMSMIETGALGLSDKLPSLRSLSSKIGVSISTVNQAYIELERKGIIESRPRSGFFVRRESTRLPRTEKKSSPMDKPRPVTRIGLIQTVLESVGGEGTVSLAVVAPGRELLPLKELGRITAAMVRDEPGRAMGYAPIPGDPRLIHQIAYRSMEHGISTSPNDPIITAGCLEALYISLRSTCRRGDTVLIQSPTYYCFLQLLETLGLRAIEIPSCPQNGVLPETLHRALNTFDISACVLAPNFNNPDSSLTSNARKKEIVSILAARNIPLIEDDVSTDLHYGHKRPGTFKQFDTKGLVLLCSSFSKTIAPGYRVGWMLPGRFRQKALEIKATTNVSCATLSQMAIAEYLRQGRMERHLKKLRASLVKQMDTMQFHLGRDFPKGTRVTHPTGGAVLWLELPHAINAVELFFQARDKGVGIAPGAVFTTQDKFSNYIRLSYGIPWTDDVQQAIQTLGQLAKQMSQ, encoded by the coding sequence ATGGAAACATATCGATACCAGACCGTTGAAAAGCATATCATGTCGATGATTGAAACCGGGGCGCTCGGATTGAGCGACAAACTCCCCTCCCTGCGTTCTTTAAGCAGCAAAATCGGCGTATCGATCTCCACCGTAAATCAAGCGTATATTGAACTGGAACGCAAAGGGATCATCGAATCCCGACCCCGGTCAGGGTTCTTTGTTCGCCGGGAATCCACCCGATTACCCCGCACTGAAAAAAAATCGTCACCCATGGATAAACCCCGCCCCGTGACGCGTATAGGGTTGATACAAACAGTTCTGGAGTCCGTGGGAGGGGAAGGCACCGTATCACTGGCTGTAGTAGCACCTGGCCGCGAATTACTTCCTCTCAAAGAACTGGGACGAATAACAGCAGCCATGGTTCGCGACGAGCCAGGGCGCGCTATGGGGTATGCCCCCATCCCCGGTGACCCGCGTCTCATCCACCAAATTGCATACCGCTCCATGGAACATGGCATTTCCACTTCACCGAACGACCCCATCATCACAGCCGGATGTCTTGAAGCATTATATATCTCTCTACGTTCAACATGCAGACGGGGCGATACAGTATTAATCCAATCCCCGACTTATTACTGTTTCCTTCAATTATTGGAAACGCTCGGACTCCGTGCCATTGAAATACCGTCCTGTCCCCAAAACGGTGTATTGCCCGAAACACTTCATCGAGCCCTCAATACTTTTGATATTTCCGCCTGTGTACTTGCGCCCAACTTCAACAACCCGGATTCCAGCCTGACATCGAACGCACGCAAAAAGGAAATTGTTTCCATCCTTGCGGCACGAAACATTCCCTTAATTGAAGACGATGTTTCAACAGACCTTCACTATGGGCACAAACGACCGGGAACATTCAAACAATTCGACACAAAGGGGCTGGTGCTTCTCTGTTCTTCATTTTCCAAGACCATTGCGCCAGGCTACCGTGTCGGTTGGATGCTGCCGGGACGTTTTCGCCAAAAAGCATTGGAAATCAAAGCGACCACCAACGTCTCTTGTGCCACTCTGTCCCAAATGGCGATTGCCGAGTATCTCCGTCAGGGGCGCATGGAACGTCACCTGAAAAAACTCAGGGCATCATTGGTAAAACAGATGGACACCATGCAGTTTCACCTTGGCCGCGATTTCCCAAAAGGGACACGAGTCACGCACCCCACTGGCGGTGCCGTGCTTTGGCTTGAACTTCCGCACGCCATCAACGCTGTCGAACTTTTCTTCCAAGCCCGCGATAAAGGCGTCGGAATCGCCCCCGGCGCGGTATTCACAACACAGGACAAGTTCTCCAACTACATCCGTCTGAGTTATGGAATTCCATGGACTGATGATGTTCAACAAGCCATACAGACCCTTGGTCAGCTGGCAAAACAGATGAGTCAATAA
- the rarD gene encoding EamA family transporter RarD, whose amino-acid sequence MPDIASKQKTYGLFAALAAFFAWGLLPIYWKSLIVVNPFEILCHRIVWSLVFIGIILTILRGWKETFASMRSPKDIGILILSSLMIGGNWLLYIWAVNTNHVLETSLGYFINPLVTTLLGFIFFRERLKPLQLVAIGLATLGVANSIFSYGELPWISLTLALSFGFYGLLRKIASVESLPGLFLETMVLAPLALTYLIKLQLDGTSAFFTVSPTIDLLLIGAGAVTATPLIGFAYGARRLQLSTLGVLQYVGPSIAFILGVYVYKEPFTTSHLMTFALIWTGLAVYTGESIWSMRTHRRLTQKK is encoded by the coding sequence ATGCCGGACATTGCCTCCAAACAAAAAACATATGGCCTTTTTGCTGCCCTCGCAGCCTTCTTTGCATGGGGGTTGCTTCCGATCTACTGGAAATCACTCATTGTAGTGAATCCTTTTGAAATTCTGTGCCATCGCATCGTCTGGTCTTTAGTCTTCATCGGCATCATCCTGACCATCCTCAGGGGATGGAAAGAAACATTTGCATCCATGCGTTCCCCCAAGGATATCGGCATACTCATCTTGAGCAGTCTGATGATTGGCGGCAACTGGCTGCTCTACATCTGGGCCGTCAACACCAATCATGTGCTGGAAACAAGTCTCGGATATTTCATCAACCCATTGGTCACAACGTTGTTGGGTTTCATCTTTTTTCGTGAACGCTTGAAACCGTTACAACTGGTTGCCATCGGGCTTGCGACACTGGGCGTGGCCAATTCAATATTCAGTTATGGAGAACTCCCATGGATATCTCTAACGCTCGCCCTTTCCTTTGGTTTCTATGGATTACTCCGAAAGATTGCTTCTGTAGAATCACTGCCCGGTCTCTTTCTTGAGACCATGGTTCTGGCACCCCTGGCTCTGACCTATCTAATTAAATTGCAACTGGATGGTACCTCGGCATTCTTTACTGTCAGCCCGACCATCGACCTGCTTTTGATCGGAGCCGGTGCCGTGACTGCCACTCCCCTCATCGGGTTCGCCTATGGCGCCCGTCGCCTCCAACTATCAACACTTGGCGTGCTGCAATATGTAGGACCTTCCATCGCCTTCATTCTCGGTGTGTATGTCTACAAGGAACCATTTACTACAAGTCATCTGATGACTTTTGCCCTGATATGGACAGGATTGGCCGTGTATACGGGTGAATCCATCTGGTCCATGCGAACACATCGACGATTGACCCAAAAAAAGTAA
- a CDS encoding response regulator, which yields MATPRSNQSATILIAEDSESNAMLFSLYFENTPYTIDFAKNGKEAVEKYKSSTYDLILMDILMPVMDGWQATRAIRSFETEKGLPSSPIVAVSANTFEEDKQKSLNAGCTDFLPKPVRKAALLECVTRLTQG from the coding sequence ATGGCGACACCTCGCTCAAATCAATCCGCAACGATCCTTATCGCTGAGGATTCCGAAAGCAATGCCATGCTGTTTTCCCTGTATTTCGAGAACACTCCATACACGATCGATTTTGCAAAAAATGGAAAAGAAGCCGTCGAAAAATACAAATCTTCCACCTATGACCTTATACTCATGGACATACTGATGCCTGTCATGGATGGTTGGCAAGCGACTCGCGCCATACGCTCCTTTGAAACAGAGAAAGGCCTGCCATCTTCTCCAATAGTCGCAGTCAGCGCCAATACTTTTGAAGAAGACAAGCAAAAATCACTCAATGCAGGATGTACTGATTTTCTCCCTAAACCCGTCAGAAAAGCTGCACTACTTGAATGTGTAACACGTCTGACACAAGGCTAG
- a CDS encoding rhodanese-like domain-containing protein has protein sequence MKIKVIAPSIILIAAALLFYVNMRPSLPDGYINLDAKAAQARLVQSSDVYILDVRTPAEFRDGHIANAVNMDFYENGFERKLKALDRDAQYLVYCRTGNRSSSTLKLMHRLDFTKVWHLKKGIVDWKGSGLPLSK, from the coding sequence GTGAAAATTAAGGTGATTGCGCCTTCTATCATTCTTATCGCTGCGGCCTTGTTGTTTTATGTGAATATGAGGCCGTCATTGCCTGATGGGTATATCAATCTTGATGCCAAGGCAGCGCAGGCACGACTTGTTCAGTCCTCGGATGTCTATATTCTTGATGTACGGACTCCGGCAGAGTTCCGCGATGGTCATATCGCAAACGCTGTGAATATGGATTTTTATGAAAATGGGTTTGAACGAAAATTGAAAGCGTTGGACCGTGATGCACAGTACTTAGTTTATTGCAGGACAGGGAATCGAAGCTCGTCAACGTTGAAATTGATGCATCGCCTTGATTTTACCAAAGTCTGGCATTTGAAGAAAGGTATTGTTGATTGGAAGGGGAGCGGACTACCGCTCTCTAAATAG
- a CDS encoding electron transfer flavoprotein subunit alpha, whose product MTVLFLAHTECDNTLHKSALEALTAAKALAEGMGAELTVGIIGADISAAADSIGGCGAKFYGVAGPEFADARYSSDLTAAEAIAKACAAEIVVAPATSRFSRALPGLAIRLDGRVDTHLSGLDAVDGKPVAKRWFYRQRMEGTLTRDERPWVMTLDSGCAEAFEGAGSADVESVVADVSGVRTKIAGMECVSEDEQTIRPDAEMLLVAGAGWTKKQADGATHVDVAEETIMSFLNTTKSSLGSSKSLVDISGEGGAVISFLTHMHQVGQTGSTPRHAKGLSTCCHGEEPHVVGWRFVNERRAINTDGSCGWAQGKCDVLYVGDAFEIMKKVNELLG is encoded by the coding sequence ATGACAGTTTTATTTCTTGCTCATACTGAATGCGACAATACCCTGCACAAATCCGCTCTTGAGGCTCTGACCGCTGCCAAGGCTTTGGCCGAAGGCATGGGAGCTGAACTGACCGTGGGTATTATTGGTGCTGATATCTCTGCTGCCGCTGATTCCATTGGTGGTTGCGGTGCAAAATTCTACGGCGTGGCCGGTCCCGAATTTGCGGACGCACGCTATTCTTCCGATCTGACTGCTGCCGAGGCTATTGCCAAGGCGTGCGCTGCTGAGATCGTGGTGGCTCCGGCTACCTCTCGTTTTAGTCGCGCCCTGCCGGGATTGGCTATCCGTTTGGATGGCCGAGTGGATACTCACTTGTCCGGCCTGGACGCTGTTGACGGCAAGCCTGTCGCCAAACGGTGGTTCTATCGCCAGCGTATGGAAGGCACGTTGACCCGTGATGAACGTCCTTGGGTCATGACTTTGGATTCCGGTTGTGCAGAAGCATTTGAAGGTGCTGGTTCCGCTGACGTGGAATCTGTGGTCGCAGATGTGTCTGGTGTACGGACCAAAATCGCTGGTATGGAATGCGTGTCCGAGGACGAGCAGACCATTCGTCCCGACGCAGAGATGCTGCTTGTGGCCGGTGCCGGTTGGACCAAGAAACAGGCAGACGGTGCGACCCATGTGGACGTTGCCGAAGAAACCATCATGAGTTTCCTGAATACTACCAAGAGTTCTTTGGGCTCCTCCAAGTCATTGGTGGATATTTCGGGTGAAGGTGGCGCGGTTATTTCCTTCCTGACGCATATGCATCAGGTTGGACAGACCGGTTCCACCCCGCGTCATGCCAAGGGGTTGTCCACTTGTTGCCACGGTGAAGAACCGCATGTCGTTGGTTGGCGTTTTGTCAACGAACGCCGTGCCATCAACACCGACGGTAGTTGCGGTTGGGCACAAGGTAAATGCGACGTACTATATGTTGGCGACGCCTTTGAGATTATGAAGAAAGTGAACGAGCTGCTTGGTTAA
- a CDS encoding electron transfer flavoprotein subunit beta, whose amino-acid sequence MSNEFHIVVCGSIVPDPLQTLAPQDGPNGPVLQNEMMLPAVLDPWAGHALFEAADLAAKNPGSQVWLVSLGPKAKLQQVMMAVSQKAPFQLVVADGSASGFEDSFETAKTLADTIDGIVGLDKSKMLLFGGWQSASRGSGAVMQMVGEMLGITEQFQGVDKLTVEGDGSLEVLERVEGGAYQKSVVDGAPAVLGWATGELPEPPNNPQIGMQNMQKNMPALQQAKPADLSGTSLSFASVEVPQQRRETRVVKDVPVEEMAKEIVEWIKG is encoded by the coding sequence ATGAGCAATGAATTCCACATAGTGGTGTGCGGCTCCATCGTACCGGATCCGCTCCAAACGCTCGCACCTCAGGATGGTCCCAATGGTCCGGTCCTGCAAAATGAAATGATGCTTCCCGCCGTGCTCGATCCGTGGGCTGGACACGCGCTGTTTGAAGCTGCTGATTTGGCTGCAAAGAATCCCGGAAGTCAGGTTTGGCTGGTCAGCCTCGGCCCCAAGGCCAAGCTGCAGCAGGTCATGATGGCCGTGTCTCAGAAAGCTCCTTTCCAGTTGGTCGTGGCCGACGGCTCCGCTTCTGGTTTCGAGGATAGCTTCGAGACTGCCAAGACTCTTGCCGATACTATTGATGGTATCGTCGGTCTGGATAAATCAAAAATGTTGCTTTTCGGTGGCTGGCAGTCCGCATCTCGCGGCTCCGGTGCGGTGATGCAGATGGTAGGCGAAATGCTTGGTATCACCGAACAGTTTCAGGGCGTGGATAAACTCACCGTGGAAGGCGACGGCTCTCTTGAAGTGCTTGAACGCGTTGAAGGTGGTGCTTATCAGAAGTCTGTTGTGGACGGTGCTCCGGCTGTTTTGGGTTGGGCTACCGGCGAATTGCCTGAACCGCCGAATAATCCTCAGATCGGTATGCAGAACATGCAGAAGAATATGCCGGCTTTGCAACAGGCCAAGCCTGCGGATTTGTCCGGTACAAGCTTGAGCTTTGCTTCTGTTGAAGTACCACAGCAACGTCGTGAGACTCGCGTGGTCAAGGACGTTCCCGTTGAAGAAATGGCGAAAGAAATCGTCGAATGGATCAAGGGTTAG